TTGATCCATCATTTAAAGCAGCTATCGCCCCTATGCAGCCGGAGGGATTAATTTTAATGGATACATTTTATGAAAATATAAAATTTAAACTTGATGAATATGCAAGAAATAAGTTCTTATCAACTTTAAATGAAGAATTCAAGTATAATAGAACCATTTCAGCTGCAGAAAAGGCGATGATTAATAAATTGATCAGTTATTGAGATAAAATACATAATCAAATTGGCTTTAAAACATGTATTTTTATTTTTAAATCATTATTGACACTTCTTTTTTTTTTATAATGTATTTAATGAATTTATAACAATTAAATACGAACTATGTTGTGTAATTTAAGTATTATGTCTATTTATATTCAAATAAAGATCAATCAACTGTTAATATTAATGTAAAATGTATAAAAATTGAATATATGGATAATGAATACATTAAATTATCTTAAAGGAATTATTAGACATTTAAATCATTAAAACTTCATTAATTTAAATTTAAAATAGTAAACAAAGTTCATTCCTTTTTTTAATTATCTCCACAGATGCTTATGAAAATAAGGAATATCAATTGCTCTTAAACTGGAATAATCCATATTCTCATTTTATTTTTAAAAACGATAATTATTTAAGTGTTTATCACAATATGTTACTATTAATACTAAAATTACAATAGGTGATATTATAAAGACGATAATGATGGCAGGTGGAAAGGGAACAAGATTAAGGCCTTTAACTTTGGTAAGGCCAAAGCCTATGGTACCTCTGGTAAATAGGCCAATAGCACAATATACTCTTAATAGATTGAAAGGTTTTGGTTTTAAAGACATTATAATGACTTTAAACTATATGTCAACCCATATTAAGAACCATTTTAAAGATGGTTCTGATTTTGATATGAATATAAGATATTCTGTGGAAAAATGGCCATTAGGGACTGGAGGAAGCGTTAAAAAAATAGAAAAATATATAGATGATACATTTATGGTTGTAAGTGGAGATGTACTTACTGATGTAGATTTTAGAGATGTAATTAAGTTCCATAAAGAAAAAAATGCAGTTGCCACCATGGTCTTAACAGAAGTCGAAGATCCTACTCATTTTGGAATAGCAGTAATGGATCAAAACAACAAAATAACTGAATATTTGGAAAAACCATCCCCTGACCAAGTATTCAGCAATGTTGCAAATACCGGGATTTATGTTTTCGAACCTGAAATATTCGAATTTTTTGAAGGAAAAGAAGGAGAAGTCGATTTTTCAAAAGATATTTTCCCAGAAGTTATAAAACAGAATGCCAGAATATTCGGATATGTTTTTAATGGGTACTGGAATGATATTGGACGTCCTGAAACTTATCTGGAAGCTACATATGATATTTTAGAACAGAAAATGGAACAAAATCTAGAAACCAAAATAGAAGAAAGCATTGGGAAAATAGGAAATATATGGGTTGGAGAAAATGTTTCAATAGATAAAAAAGCCAGGATAGAAGGTCCGGTTGTTATTGGAGATAACTGTACAATTGAAAAAGGAAGCAAAATATCAAAAGGAAGTGTAATTGGGGATAATGTAACAATTGGAAAGGATGTAAATATTGACGCAGCTGTACTTCTTTCAAACAGCATAGTTGAAGATAATGCTTTTCTTACAGAATGTATAATAGACACCAAGTGTCTGATTGAAAAAAATTCGATTATTGAAAGCGGCGTTGTAACAGGAAGTCTTGTTGAAATTGGGAAAAACAGTGTTGTAAGATCTTCAAGGTCAATTAGCAACAACATGAAAATAGTCCCAAATTCAATAATAGATTCAGATTATGTAATGGAAGCAAAATAGATGATTTATATTTTTTTTTAAATTTTAGGAAACCTGATGAGGAATAATTAAGGTTTCCCACCTTCCAATTTAACAGTTTTTAATATATTGAGGGTAAAAATGTCTTCATATATAAAGGAGATTAAAGGAGTGGTTAATTCTGAAATAACAAATGAATTTGCCTCAAATCTCGGAAACATCATTGGAAATTTTATGCGTCCAGGCAAGACCGTAGTCGTTGGAAGAGACATCAACACAGCTTCGCAGATGATAAAAAGGTCATTAACTGCTGGTATATTAGCATCCGGAATAAATGTAATAGATTTTGGAATATCACCGATACCAACAGTTCATTATGGGGCACATCTGTATAATACTGACGTTATTGTTACTGTTACGGCTTCTCATATGCATCCTGAAGAAATAGACATAAAAATCTTCAGCAATCATGATATACCTCTTGTTCAAAGACACGCTGAAAAAGTAAAATGGGATAGCGTTGGTGAACTTTCATATGTCCATGATTATGTTGATAAATATATGAAAGCCGTCTTAAAAAACATAGAAAAAGAATTAATAAGCTCCATGGCACCTAAAGTGGTGCTGGATTGTGCAAACGGTTCTTCAGTCCCATTTCTGCCTGAAATATTAAGTAAATTAGGTTCAGAGGCCATACTTTTCGGATGTCAACCCACCTATGCAGCTTCAAGAAAATTTGCCGAACCAACCCCTGAAAGTATTTCTCTGGTATCAAACCTTGTAAAAGCTGTGGGGGCTGATATCGGGATTTCAATGGATAATGATGGGGACAGAGTTGTTTTTATAGATGAAAAGGGAACTATGATCAGAGATCAGACTATTCTGGGCTTACTGGCAAGAGAATATTTGATTAAAAACCCAAAAGGAACCATAGTATCCTCAATTACAGCATCCATG
This genomic window from Methanobacterium sp. contains:
- a CDS encoding NDP-sugar synthase translates to MAGGKGTRLRPLTLVRPKPMVPLVNRPIAQYTLNRLKGFGFKDIIMTLNYMSTHIKNHFKDGSDFDMNIRYSVEKWPLGTGGSVKKIEKYIDDTFMVVSGDVLTDVDFRDVIKFHKEKNAVATMVLTEVEDPTHFGIAVMDQNNKITEYLEKPSPDQVFSNVANTGIYVFEPEIFEFFEGKEGEVDFSKDIFPEVIKQNARIFGYVFNGYWNDIGRPETYLEATYDILEQKMEQNLETKIEESIGKIGNIWVGENVSIDKKARIEGPVVIGDNCTIEKGSKISKGSVIGDNVTIGKDVNIDAAVLLSNSIVEDNAFLTECIIDTKCLIEKNSIIESGVVTGSLVEIGKNSVVRSSRSISNNMKIVPNSIIDSDYVMEAK
- a CDS encoding phosphomannomutase, encoding MSSYIKEIKGVVNSEITNEFASNLGNIIGNFMRPGKTVVVGRDINTASQMIKRSLTAGILASGINVIDFGISPIPTVHYGAHLYNTDVIVTVTASHMHPEEIDIKIFSNHDIPLVQRHAEKVKWDSVGELSYVHDYVDKYMKAVLKNIEKELISSMAPKVVLDCANGSSVPFLPEILSKLGSEAILFGCQPTYAASRKFAEPTPESISLVSNLVKAVGADIGISMDNDGDRVVFIDEKGTMIRDQTILGLLAREYLIKNPKGTIVSSITASMSLEEIVSDYGGNLIKAPMNNVLDEIIKNNAVFGGDDSGMYVFPEFQKCFDAIFAAVKVLETICKHNKTLSTLIGEIPEYPRTEFSIECQHDEKDKVLESLKEKIGTNTEIDTTEGIKIRGNDSFVLVRPSRFEPLMRVYVEAKSSGKLQKLSHEIKKAIEKA